CCGCTCGGCATCACCGCCGGCGGCAAATTCGCCGACAACAAGCTCGATTTCGACACGACGGTCGGCAGCAATGACGGCCTGTCGCTCAGGGCTGTCGGCAATGTCGCGCTCGCTGACCCGAAAGCGCCGGTGCTTGATGTCGACGCCGATATCCTCAATCTGCCTGCCCGCATCGCCAACGGTTTCGTTCCCGATCTCGCCGCCGAAGGCACGATCACAGGAAAACTGGCGGCCTCCGGCTCGCTCGCTAATCCCACCGCCAATTTCGATCTCGATTGGAAAAGCGCTGCGACGAGCCAGACGAAGCGTGCCGGCCTTGCCGAGCTCGCCGTCAAGGCATCAGGAAAATTCGCCGACAGCAAACTCGATTTCGACACGGTGATCGGCGGCGCCAACAGCCTCTCGCTGAAGGCAAACGGCAATGTCGCCATCACGGGCACGGCGCTCGGCAACGTCGCGGTCGACGCCGCACTGGCGAATGTTCCGGCAAATATCGCAAACAGCTTTGTACCCGATCTCGCCGCCGAAGGCGCGATCTCCGGAAAGATCTCGGCCGCCGGGTCGCTTTCCGCCCCCACTGCCAATTTCGATCTCGTTTGGAAAGATGCTGCGACGAGCCACACGAAACGTGCCGGCCTTGCCGCGATCAGCGTGACCGCGTCGGGTAAATTTGCGGATAACAAGCTCGATTTCGACACGGGGATCGTCGGCGCCAACAGCCTCTCGCTGACGGCAAACGGCAATGTCGCCATCACGGGCACGACGCTCGGCAACGTCAAGGTCGATGCGGCGCTGGCAAACATCCCGGCAAACATTGCAAACAGCTTCGTCGCCGATCTCGCCGCCGAAGGCACGATCTCGGGAAAGATTGCGGCCGCCGGGTCGCTTTCCGCCCCCACCGCCGATTTCGATCTCAATTGGAAAGATGCTGCGACGAGCCACACGAAACGTGCCGGCCTTGCAGCACTTGGCGTGACCGCGTCGGGTAAATTTGCCGAAAACAAGCTTGATTTCAACGCGGCAGTCAGCGGCGACAAAGAGCTCTCACTGAAAGCCACGGGCAATGTCGCATTGGCCGGGCGGGCGATCGACAGCATCAAAGTCGATGCCGAGATTGCCAAGCTTCCCGCCAGTCTTGCAAATGCCTTCGTTCCCGATCTGGCGGCCGGCGGCACGATATCCGGCACTGTGTCCGCCGCCGGAACACCCGCCGCACCGAAAGCCGACTTCAAGCTCGACTGGACGGATGCTGCGACCAGCCAGACCAGAAGCGCTCGCCTCTCGGGCCTCGCACTTGCCGCATCGGGACGCTTCGCCGACAACCGGCTCGATTTCGATGCCAATCTCGCCGGCAAGGACGGCCTCTCGCTGAAGGCCGCCGGCAACGTCGCGATTTCAGGCACGTCGGTCCGCAATCTTGACGTCAAGGCCGATCTCGCCAACCTCCCGGCAGGCCTCGCCAACGGCTTCGTTCCGGGTCTTGCGGCCGAAGGCACAGTCTCGGGAACGGCATCCGCTTCCGGCGCGCTTCCGAAGCCGGCGGTCGATTTCAAGCTCGACTGGAAGAACGCCGCGACCGCCCAGACCAGGAGCAGCGGCCTTTCGGGCCTGAGTGCTGCGGCCTCCGGCAAATTCGCCAATGACAGGGTCGATTTCGATGCCAATCTCGCCGGCAGGGACGGCGTGCTGGCCAAGGCGACGGGCGGCGTGACGATCGCCGGAACAGCCATCCGGGACCTTTCGATCAATGCCGATATCCCGGCACTGCCGGCAAATATCGCAAATGCCTTCGTTCCCGGTCTCGGTGCCGAAGGCACGCTTTCGGCAAGCGCCGTGACGTCGGGAACGCCGGCAAATCCGATCGTGGATTTCAAGCTCGACTGGAAGGATGCTGCGACCAGCCACACCAAGGCTGCCGGCCTGTCCCGCCTTGCGCTGGCGGCGACGGGAAAATACGCTGGCGCCAGGCTGGATTTCGATGCCGACCTCAGCGGCAGCGGCGGCATTTCGCTGAAAGCCGCCGGTAATCTTTCCATCGCAGGCACAACGATCCGATCGATCGACGTCACGGCGAACGCCGCCAATGTTCCGGCTGCCATCGCCAACGGCTTTGTTCCGGGTATCGGAACCGAAGGCACGATCTCGGCGACGGCCAAAGCGACTGGCGCGCTGTCCTCGCCCGTCGTCGACTTCAAGGTCGACTGGAAGAACGCCGCGACGAGCCAGACGAAAGGCGCTGGTCTTTCACCACTCACCATCGGCGCATCAGGCAAACTTGCCGAAAACAGGCTGACGGTCGACACCAGCCTTGCCGGTGACGCCGGCATGTCGCTGAAGGGCGGCGGCAGCGTCGTCATCACCGGCGCTCGCGCCATCGACATGCGCTTCACAGGCAATCTTCCCTTCGCCGTGCTCGGCGCCCCGCTTGCGCAACAGGGCTTTGTCGCGGACGGCGTCGCCACCGTCAATCTTCAGATCGGCGGAACGGCCGCGGCACCCGTCATCAACGGCACTGTCTCGACCAATGGCGCAAAGCTCGTCGACGTCCGGCGCAATATGGCCGTCAACAATCTGACGGCGACCGTGACCTTCAATGGCAAGCAGGCGGTGATATCGCGCCTCAGCGGCAGCCTTGGCGGCGGCGGCACGATTTCGGCCAGCGGCACCATCGGCATCCAGCCGGCCGGCGGTTTTCCCGCTGACATTTCGATCAAGCTCGACAAGGCGGTCTATGTCGATGGAACGCTTGTCGTCTCGACCGTCAATGGCACGGTCGGCCTGCGCGGGCCGATCACCAATGCGACGCTGAGCGGCAAGCTTCGGCTGGACAAGACCTCGATCACGGTCCCGGCAAAATTGCCGACTTCGCTGAGAGAAGTCGACATCCGGCATAAGAATGCGCCGCGGGCGGTGCTTGCACAGCTGCGCGATGGCGGCGAGCGCAAACCCGGCGAGAAGTCCTCCGTGATCACGCTGGATCTCGAAATCGACGCGCCCTCGCATATCTTCGTGCGCGGCCGCGGCATCGACGCCGAACTCGGCGGCCTGGTGACGATCCGCGGAACGGCGGCTGCACCCATCGTGACCGGCGGCTTCACCATGCGCCGCGGCCGCATGACAATTCTCAACCGCCGCCTGGATTTCTCCGATAAGAGCAGGATCACCTTTGTCGGCGACCTGACGCCGGCGCTCGATATGGAAGCGACCTCGGCCTCCGGCTCGACGACCCTGACCGTCGACGTCGCCGGCCTCGCCACCGACCCCGCGATCACCTTTTCCTCCTCGCCCGAACTGCCGCAGGACGAAGTACTGGCGCAGCTGATCTTCGGCCAGTCGATGTCGAAGCTCTCGCCAGTGCAGATCGCCCAGCTCGCCGACGCCGTCAGTCAGCTGGCCGGCAACCGCTCCACCTCGCTTTTCGAAGGCCTGCGCAACCAGCTCGGCGTCGACGATTTCGACGTCAGCACCGATTCCAAGGGCCAAACGAGCGTCAGCGTCGGCCGCTACCTCAACGACCGCACCTATTTCGAATTGCAGCAGGGCGGCTCGGCCGGCGCCAAGGCTGTGATCAACCTCGATGTCGGCCGCGGCGTCAAGCTGCGCGGAGGGGCCGGCGGCAACGGTGAGGGCGAAGCCGGCATTGTCTACGAACGGGAATACTGATGCATCTCGCTCGAAGCTGTGCAGCAGTTTGAGGACAGCATGCACAGGCTTTAAGCCGGTTTAGAAACCGGTTTTGCTGGTCTTGAGAAGGATGTTGGTCTCGGTCGAATTGATGCCGTTGATCAGCCGGATGCGGCGCAGCGTCTCGTCGAAGGCGGCAAGGTCGCGGTCCTCGAGTTCGGCGACGAAATCCCATTTGCCGTTGGTGCTGTGAAGCGCGCGCACCTGCGGCAGGCCCCTCAACTGATCGGCCACCCTGTCGGCGAGCTTGCCGAGCACCTCGATCATGACGATGGCGCGCACGCCGGCGGAGCGCGTCTCATGGCCGGTGCGGATAGTGAAGCCGACGATGGTGCCGCTGGCCACCAGCCGATCGATACGGGCGGCAACCGTTGCCCGCGATGCACCGGTCATCGCCGCAAGCGAGGAGACGGAAATCCGGGCGTTATGGCGAAGTGCGCTCAGAAGTTCGGTGTCGAGATCGTCCACGCTGATCACTTTGTCAAAATAGGTTTATCAATTTGAGCAATCATAGTCCATTTCTGACACTTTTCCATCTTTTTGCCGCCGACCCTTTATCCCACTATCGGCCGAAAACAGGCCTCAACACGGAGCCCTCCCAAATGAATGCGCAATCGCGATCTGTCACCCTCATCGGCGCGCCGCTGGAAGAAGGCTCCGGCCGCAGAGGGGCTGCCATGGGCCCCGCGGCCCTGCGCATTGCCGGCGTCGACCAGACGCTGATCGAGCTCGGCCATGACGTCGCCGATATCGGCGATCTCAGGATCGTGCCGGCGATGGATCTGCCGAGCCACCCGAAGGCCCATAATCTGAGGATCGTCGGCGCCTTCACCCGCGCGCTCGAAAGCAGCGTCCACGACGTCGCCGCCTCCGGCCGTTTCCCGCTCATTCTCGGCGGCGACCACAGCCTTTCCATGGGCAGCGTCTCCGGCATGGCCCGCTATGCCGCCGGCAAGGGCCGCCCGCTCTTCGTGCTCTGGCTCGATGCCCATGCCGATTTCAATTCTCCGGCCACCTCGCCCTCCGGCAATATTCACGGCATGCCGGTCGCCTTCTTCTGCGGCGAGGCTGAGTTCGCCGACATCCTGCCGAAGGACCGTCCGTTCGTCGATCCGAAGAATGTCTTCCAGGTCGGCATCCGTTCTGTCGATGCGCGCGAGCGCGAGGAAATCCACGAACACGGCGTCAACGTCTTCGACATGCGCGCGATCGACGAGCAGGGCATCGGCGCCATCATGCGTGAGATCCTCGATGTCATCACCAAGGCGAACGGCCTGCTGCATGTCAGCCTCGACCTCGATTTCCTCGATCCCGAGATTGCCCCCGGCGTCGGCACGACGGTGCCTGGCGGTGCGACTTTCCGCGAGGCGCATCTGGTCATGGAAATGCTTTCGGACAGCGGCCTCGTCTCTTCGCTCGATCTCGTCGAGCTCAATCCGTTTCTCGACGATCGCGGCAAGAGCGCCCGCATCCTGGTGGAGCTGACGGCAAGCCTGTTTGGCCGCCGCATCTTCGATCGCCCGACACGCGCCGCATAAGAGCATGTCGAGCAAAAGTGTGCAGCGGTTTTGCGATAACGACATGCGTTGAAATAAGATTAGAGGGAGAACGGCCATGAACACTTCGGAAAAACTGATCGCCACGGAACAGCGGCTCGGCGCCCATAACTACAAGCCGCTCGACGTGGTGCTGACGCGTGGCGAAGGTGTTTATGTCTGGGATACCGACGGCAACCGTTATCTCGATTGCCTCTCGGCCTATTCCGCCGTCAACCAGGGCCATTGCCATCCGAAGATCCTCGCCGCCATGGTCGAGCAGGCGGGCAGGCTGACGCTCACCTCCCGCGCCTTCCGCAACGATCAGCTCGCCTATCTCTACGAAGAGCTCGCGGCTCTCACCGGATCGCACAAGATCCTGCCGATGAATTCCGGTGCCGAAGCGGTGGAGACCGCCATCAAGGCGGTGCGCAAATGGGGATATGAGGTCAAGGGCGTGCCGGAGGGCAAGGCGGAGATCATCGTCTGCGCCGATAATTTCCATGGCCGGACGCTGAGCATCATCAGCTTCTCCACAGATCCCGATGCCCGCAGCGGTTTCGGCCCCTACACATCAGGCTTCCGTATCATTCCCTTCGGCGATGCCGAGGCTTTCGCCGCCGCAATCAACGAGAACACGGTGGCGGCCCTGATCGAGCCGATCCAGGGCGAAGCCGGCGTCATCATCCCGCCGGCGGGCTATTTCACCCGCATCCGCGAGCTTTGTACGGCAAACAACGTCACCCTCATCCTCGACGAAATCCAGACCGGCCTCGGTCGTACCGGCAAACTGCTGGCCGAGGAGCACGAAGGCATCGAGGCCGACGTGACGCTGATCGGCAAGGCGCTGTCCGGCGGCTTCTATCCGGTGTCGGCCGTGCTTTCGAATTCCGAAGTTCTGGGCGTGCTGCAGCCCGGCCAGCACGGCTCGACCTTTGGCGGCAATCCGCTCGCCTGTGCAGTGGCGCGCGCAGCACTCAAGGTGCTGACGGAAGAGGGCATGGTCGAGAACGCCGCTGTTATGGGCGACTACTTCCTCGAAGGCTTGAGGTCGATCCGCTCGAACATCGTCAGGGACGTGCGCGGCCGCGGCCTGATGATGGCCATCGAGCTGGAACCCGAAGCCGGCGGCGCACGGCAATATTGCCATGCGCTGAAGGAGCGCGGTCTTCTCGCCAAGGACACCCACGACCACACGATTCGCCTCGCTCCGCCACTGGTCATATCAAGAGAGCAGGTCGATTGGGCGGTCTCGCAGATTGGAAAGACGATAAGCTGAGTAAATCGGCGCAATTCTTCTTTGGTATCCCGAATAAGCCTGGAATACCCTGACTGCGAAAATATCGGCTGGAGGAGATCGGCAGCAAAACCGCCTCGCCTTCATCCGAGCTTAAAAACCTTCTCAATCTCGTCTTTCAATTTAGATTTGGGCAACACTCTTTCGCTAAAGTCATCGATAACCGTAACGATGCTTCGCCGAGCGCAAAGCCATCGCGTGGTATGAAGGCAAAGCTTGTCCGCGCCAATGGTGGCGCATCCGCTTCTGCCCTGGCTTACGATAGTTGGGAAGAATTCTAATGGCCACGATCAATTCGACTAACTTCAGCGGCGATACGCTCGAAATTATTGCCTTCCGCCTGCATGATCAGGAATTCTGCGTCAAGACCACGACCATCCGCGAAATCCGTGGCTGGGCACCATCGACGCCGATCCCGCATGCGCCGGCCGATGTCATCGGTGTCATGAACCTGCGCGGCTCGGTGATCCCGATTATCGATCTGGCTTTCAAGCTCGGCATGAAGAGCACGGTCGCCAACGAGCGCAGCGCTATCGTCGTCGCCGAGGTTCACAGCATGGTCATCGGCATGCTGGTCGACCGTGTCTCGGATATCCTCACCATCTCGTCCAGCCAGGTCCAGCCGGTGCCTGAAGTGACCGCCTCCTTCGACCGCGCCTATTGCGAAGGTATCATCGCCTCGGAAAATGGCATGATCTGCTTCCTGAACCTTGCCAAGATGTTCAAGGAAAACGAAACGGACGAACTGGCCGCCTGATCCGGCCAATATGATCTGGACATTTGCACAATTCGGATATTCGAAAACCGCCCGGCAACGGGCGGTTTTTTATTGCGGAACAAGCAGCAGGCTGCAGGAAAACGGCAGCCTCACTGGACTGGTTGTGCCGCCGCGAGGCGGCACTTTTGCTTATCCGAACAGCGCGAAAGTCGCCCTCAGCGTCACCCAGACACCCCACAGCAGCGGAATGCCGACGACGGCCCAGGCAAGCATCGCCTTGGCGTCCAGCCCGCCTGTGCCGATGCCGAAGGAACCGGTCGGCCCGGCATTGACGGCCGCCGACTTCGCCTGCAGCGCAGCGACCTCGTCATCCGACATGAACCATTTGTCCGAAAGCGGCCTGATCAGCGCATTGGCGATGAGCCCGAGCGCCAGCATGCCGGCGAGGATATACATGGTGCCGGTATAGAGGGTTGGCCCGGGCGCAACGCCGGCGGCGATCTGTGCTTCGCGGATATAGTTGACGACGACGGGCCCGACGATGCCGGCCGTTGCCCAGGCCGTCAGCAGCCGGCCGTGGATGGCGCCGACGAACTGCGTACCGAAAATATCGGCAAGATAGGCCGGGATCGTCGCAAAGCCGCCGCCGTACATCGACAGGATGATGCCGAAGGAGAGAACGAACAGCGCCTTGTTGCCCATGCCTGCGAAAGTGGGCGCCAGTGCATAGAGCACGATGCCGAGGACGAAGAAGCAATAATAGGTATTCTTGCGGCCGATCTTGTCGGACAGCGACGCCCAGAAGAACCGTCCGCCGATGTTGAAGAGCGACAGCAAACCGGCGAAACCGGCGGCGATCGTGGCGATCGATGCCTTCTGCCCGGCGTCGAGCTGGGCGAAGCCGACATCCGGCAGACCGATCAGCGAACCGGCGAAGATTTCCTGTAGCATTGGCGAGGCCATGCCGATAACGCCGATACCGGCCGAAACGTTGAGGCAAAGCACCGCCCAGATCAGCCAGAACTGTTTTGTCCTGTGGGCATTGCGCAGGTGCACATGTTTGGTGGTGATCATCGTGCTCTTGGCTGCAGGCGGTGTCCAACCCTCGGGACGCCAGCCGGCCGGCGGAATGCGATAGCCGAAGGCGCCGCCCATCATGAAGACGAAATAGATCACAGCCATGACGATGAAGGTCTGCCAGACGCCGACCGAACTGTCGGTCTTGAAGGTATTCATCAACAGGTTGGCTAATGGGGCGCCGATCATCGCACCGCCGCCGAAGCCCATGATCGCCATGCCGGTCGCCATTCCGCGCCGGTCGGGAAACCACTTGATCAGCGTCGAGACCGGCGAGATGTAACCGAGGCCGAGACCGATGCCGCCGATGACGCCGGCGCCCAGCCACATCATCCAGAGCTGATGCGTGATGACGCCGATCGCGGCAAGAATGATGCCGCCGCACCAGCAGCAGGCGGAAACGACGCCCGCCTTGCGCGGACCGGCCCGCTCGAGCCAGCCGCCCCAGATGGCGGCGGACGAACCAAGCAGAACGAAGAACAGCGTATAGATCCAGCCGAGGTCGGCAACGCGCCAGTCGCAGGTCGTGGTGAACAACGCCGAGGCAAGTGTCAGATCGGGGCAGGCCGTCGAGGCCGTGATCCCGAGCGACTTGGAAAGCGGCAGCCAGAACACGCTGAAACCATAGCCATGCCGATGCAGAGATGAATGGCGAGCGCCGCCGGCGGCACCAGCCACCGATTGAACCCGGGCCTTGCGACGATCCTTTCACGATCGAGCAGGCCGCCCCCGCCAACGCCCCGTCTGTACGTGTTCCCGCTGCTGTCATGAACAACTCCTTCTTGATTCAGACCTGGCTTGATTCAGACTTAGTGTGACCGGCACATACGCAGGCAGCGTGTTCCTGCCTCCCCTCCCGCATGGGCCCAATGCTGGATGCTGGCTATGGGACCCGGTGTGTCACCGGCTCCGGCTTTCTAATCAGAGGGACGGCCTGAAGCACGAGCGCGTCCAGGCCATTCTCCTCATTCTCCAGAATTTCAAACAATTGCCGCCGCATGCGCGGGTCCCAGAATTTATTGATATGGGTGGCGACCCCCTGCGCAGCCTCGCTTTGCGGCTGGCTCTTGAAGAAGGTGGCGATCTGGTTTGCCATATAGACGAGCTTGGTCTTGGTATCATGCGACATCGGCAATGCTTCCGGGCGAGATGCGGTGCGGGTGGGTGAAGATCTCGAAATCCTCGCCACGCACCAGCGCGACGAGCGTCATGCCGGCTTCTTCGGCCGTTCGGATGGCGAGAGCCGTCGGCGCGGATATGGCGATGAGCACCGGGCTACCGAGGATCGCTGCCTTCTGCACCATCTCGACGGAGAGCCGGCTGGTGACGACGACGGCGCCGTCCCCGCCTCTTTCACTGGCGCCGATGACGGCGCCGCAGAGCTTGTCCAGAGCGTTGTGCCGACCGACATCTTCGCGCACGGCAATCAGCCCCCTGCCGGGAAGATAGAACCCGGCGCCATGCACCGCCCGCGTCTCACGATGCAGCGGCTGTGCCTCGTTCAGAAGCGAAACGGCGCGGACGATATCAGCATGCGACAGCGCCAGCGGCGATGTCGAAACGTCAGGCACCGGCCGTACCGCCTGTTCGATCGATTCGATGCCGCAAAGCCCGCAGCCGACCGGTCCCGCCATGCTGCGGCGTCGTGCCCGCAGCCGATCGGCGACGTCGTCGACCAGGCTCACCTGCACATCGATCCCCTGCTCACCCTCGATGACCTCGATGCCCGATATCTCTGCCGGCCCGGTGATGATCCCTTCGGTCAGGCTGAATCCGACGGCAAAATCCTCGAGATCATCAGGCGTTGCCATCATTACCGCATGCGAACTGCCGCCATAGGAAAAGGCGATCGGCACCTCTTCCGGCACGATGCGCGAACCGGCTTGGAGGATGCCGTTGCGGCGGGCGGTTTCGGGCGCACGGGCGGTGACGGTGAAGGTCATGATGCAAACTCCCCCTTCTCCCCAGCGGGGAGAAGATGCCCGTCAGGGCAGATGAGGGGGTGAGCGACAATAGGAGCGAACGAACGAGCGAAAGCCAGGTCGCATTTGCCGAGCCGCCCCCTCATCCACCCTTCGGGCACCTTCTCCCCGAGGGGAGAAGGGGAAGCCACGCCAGACCGACCCCGCATCGTCACTCCGCAGCCTCGAGCTTGCTGGCGATGCGGCGCGATTGCCGCGCCTGCTCGTCATATTCCAGTTGCCATTCGCTCGGCCCGTTGGAGGGCGAGACCTGCACCGCCGTCACCTTATATTCCGGGCAGTTCGTCGCCCAGTCGGAGAAATCGGTGGTGATGACGTTCGCCTGCGTCGTGGGATGATGGAAGGTCGTATAGACGACACCCGGCGCGACGCGATCGGTGATCAGCGCCCTGAGCGTGGTGTCGCCGGAGCGGCTGCCGAGCCTGACCCAGTCGCCGTCGCGAACGCCGCGCTGCTCGGCATCGTGCGGATGGATTTCCAGCCGGTCTTCCGCATGCCAGACGACATTCTCGGTCCGCCGCGTCTGCGCCCCGACATTGTACTGGCTGAGGATGCGGCCGGTTGTCAGCAGCAGCGGGAAGCGCGGACCGGTGCGCTCGTCGGTCGCCACATATTCGGTGCGGATGAACTTGCCCTTGCCGCGCACGAAGCCGTTGACATGCATGATCGGCGAGCCGAGCGGGTTCTTCTCGTTGCAGGGCCACTGCACCGAGCCCATTTTGTCGAGATAGTCGTAGGAGACCATCGCGAAACTCGGCGTCGTCGCGGCGATCTCGTCCATGATCTCCGACGGATGGGTGTAATTCCAGTCGAGACCCATCGCCTGGGCAAGCTTCTGCGTCACTTCCCAGTCGCCATAGCCGTTGCGCGGCGACATCACCTTGCGCACGCGGTTGATGCGTCGCTCGGCATTGGTGAAGGTGCCGTCCTTCTCGAGGAAGGTCGAGCCCGGCAGGAAGACATGGGCGTAATTGGCGGTCTCGTTGAGGAACAGATCCTGCACGACGACAGATTCCATCGCCGCAAGCCCGGCCGCGACATGTTTGGTATCGGGATCGGACTGAAGGATGTCTTCGCCCTGGATGTAGATGCCCTTGAAGGAGCCGTCGACTGCTGCATCCAGCATGTTCGGAATACGCAGGCCCGGCTCGTTGTTGAGCTTCACGCCCCAGAGCTTTTCGAAGATATCGCGCGTCGCATCGTCGGAAATGTGCCGGTAGCCCGGCAGTTCGTGCGGGAAGGAACCCATGTCGCAGGAGCCCTGCACATTGTTCTGGCCGCGCAGCGGATTCACGCCGACGCCGGGACGGCCGATATTGCCGGTCGCCATCGCCAGGTTGGCGATCGCGATGACCGTGGTCGAGCCCTGGCTGTGTTCGGTAACGCCGAGGCCATAATAGATCGCGCCATTGCCGCCCTTGGCATAGAGCCTTGCCGCGCCGCGCAGATCCGCCGCCGACACGCCGGTGAAGATCTCGGTCTCTTCGGGACTGTGCTGCGGTTCGGCGACGAAGGCGGCCCAGTCCTCGAACTCCGACCAATCGCAACGCTCGCGGATGAACGCCTCGTCAAAGAGCCCTTCGGTGACGATCACATGCGCCAGCGCCGTCATGACCGCGACATTGGTGCCGGGCTTCAGCGGCAGGTGATAGGAAGCCTCGATATGCGGCGAGCGGACGATATCGGTGCGGCGCGGATCGATGACGATGAGCTTGGCGCCCTGGCGCAGCCGCTTCTTCAGCCGCGAGCCGAACACCGGATGCCCGTCGGTCGGATTGGCGCCGATGACGATGACGACGTCGGAATGCTCGACGCTGTCGAAATCCTGCGTGCCCGCCGACGTGCCGAAGGTCTGGCCGAGGCCGTAGCCGGTCGGCGAATGGCAGACGCGGGCGCAGGTATCGACATTGTTGTTGCCGAAGCCGGCCCGGATCAGCTTCTGCACCAGATACGTTTCCTCATTGGTGCAGCGCGACGAGGTGATGCCGCCAATCGCCTCGCGGCCGTATTGATACTGGATGCGGCGGAACTCCAACGCCACATGCGCGAAGGCCTCGTCCCAGCTCACTTCCCGCCAGGGATCGCTGAGCTTTTCGCGGATCATCGGATTGAGGATGCGGTCCTTGTGGGTGGAATAGCCGTAAGCGAAGCGGCCCTTGACGCAGGAATGGCCGCGATTGGCCTGGCCGTCCTTCCACGGCACCATGCGCACCAGTTCCTCGCCGCGCATTTCCGCCTTGAAGGAACAGCCGACGCCGCAATAGGCGCAGGTGGTGACAGCCGAATGCTCGGGCTGGCCGATCTGGATCACCGACTTCTCCGTCAGCGTCGCCGTCGGGCAGGCCTGGACGCAGGCGCCGCAAGAGACGCATTCGGAATCGATGAAATGCTCGTGCATGCCGGGCGAAACGCGCGAGCCGAAACCACGGCCCTCGATCGTCAGCGCGAAGGTCCCCTGCACTTCCTCGCAGGCGCGCACGCAGCGCGAACAGACGATGCATTTCGAGGGATCATAGGTGAAATAGGGATTGGACTCGTCCTTCGGCATCCATTTCAGATTGATGTCGCCATTGCTGCGCGCCTTGACGTGGTTGTCGCCCTCATAGCCGTAGCGCACATCGCGCAGGCCGACGGCACCCGCCATGTCCTGCAATTCGCAATCGCCGTTGGCCGCGCAGGTGAGACAGTCGAGCGGATGGTCGGAGATATAAAGTTCCATCACGCCGCGGCGGATATCCTTCAATCGCCCCGTCTGCGTGTGCACCACCATGTTTGCCGCCACCGGTGTCGTGCAGGAGGAGGGCGTGCCGTTGCGGCCCTCGATCTCGACGAGGCAGAGCCGGCAGGAGCCGAAAGCATCGACCATATCTGTGGCACAGAGCTTCGGCACCTTGATACCGGCCTCCATCGAGGCGCGCATGATCGAGGTGCCCTCCGGCACGCTGATCTGCTGTCCGTCGATGGTGAGCGTCACAATGGCCTCAGATTTCGAAGCCGGGGTACCGTAGTCGATTTCATGGATGAGAGACATGATGGGTCTCCTTGCTTGAGATGGTGAGGTCAGCGCAGGCGTTCCATGAAAAACGCGTCATTCCGCCGCCTCCACCAGAGGTGCCGGCGAAAAATCCTCTGGGAAATGCGTCATGGCGCTCATCACAGGATAGGGCGTGAACCCACCCAGCGCACAGAGCGAGCCGAACTTCATCGTGTTGCAGAGATCGGCAAGCAGCACCCGGTTCTTTTCCGGCTCGATGCCGCGAGCGATCTTGTCGGCCGTCTCCACGCCGCGCGTCGAGCCGATGCGGCAGGGCGTGCACTTGCCGCAGCTTTCGACGGCGCAGAATTCCATGGCGAAACGCGCCTGCTTCAGCATATCGGCCGTGTCGTCGAAGACGACGATGCCGGCATGGCCGATCAGTCCGTCTTTGGCGGCGAAGGATTCATATTCGAACGGCGTGTCGAACAGCGCCCGCGGGAAATAGGCGCCGAGCGGTCCGCCGACCTGCACGGCCTTGACCGG
The Rhizobium leguminosarum DNA segment above includes these coding regions:
- a CDS encoding Lrp/AsnC family transcriptional regulator encodes the protein MISVDDLDTELLSALRHNARISVSSLAAMTGASRATVAARIDRLVASGTIVGFTIRTGHETRSAGVRAIVMIEVLGKLADRVADQLRGLPQVRALHSTNGKWDFVAELEDRDLAAFDETLRRIRLINGINSTETNILLKTSKTGF
- the rocF gene encoding arginase, translating into MNAQSRSVTLIGAPLEEGSGRRGAAMGPAALRIAGVDQTLIELGHDVADIGDLRIVPAMDLPSHPKAHNLRIVGAFTRALESSVHDVAASGRFPLILGGDHSLSMGSVSGMARYAAGKGRPLFVLWLDAHADFNSPATSPSGNIHGMPVAFFCGEAEFADILPKDRPFVDPKNVFQVGIRSVDAREREEIHEHGVNVFDMRAIDEQGIGAIMREILDVITKANGLLHVSLDLDFLDPEIAPGVGTTVPGGATFREAHLVMEMLSDSGLVSSLDLVELNPFLDDRGKSARILVELTASLFGRRIFDRPTRAA
- the rocD gene encoding ornithine--oxo-acid transaminase, with the protein product MNTSEKLIATEQRLGAHNYKPLDVVLTRGEGVYVWDTDGNRYLDCLSAYSAVNQGHCHPKILAAMVEQAGRLTLTSRAFRNDQLAYLYEELAALTGSHKILPMNSGAEAVETAIKAVRKWGYEVKGVPEGKAEIIVCADNFHGRTLSIISFSTDPDARSGFGPYTSGFRIIPFGDAEAFAAAINENTVAALIEPIQGEAGVIIPPAGYFTRIRELCTANNVTLILDEIQTGLGRTGKLLAEEHEGIEADVTLIGKALSGGFYPVSAVLSNSEVLGVLQPGQHGSTFGGNPLACAVARAALKVLTEEGMVENAAVMGDYFLEGLRSIRSNIVRDVRGRGLMMAIELEPEAGGARQYCHALKERGLLAKDTHDHTIRLAPPLVISREQVDWAVSQIGKTIS
- a CDS encoding chemotaxis protein CheW yields the protein MATINSTNFSGDTLEIIAFRLHDQEFCVKTTTIREIRGWAPSTPIPHAPADVIGVMNLRGSVIPIIDLAFKLGMKSTVANERSAIVVAEVHSMVIGMLVDRVSDILTISSSQVQPVPEVTASFDRAYCEGIIASENGMICFLNLAKMFKENETDELAA
- a CDS encoding formate dehydrogenase subunit delta codes for the protein MSHDTKTKLVYMANQIATFFKSQPQSEAAQGVATHINKFWDPRMRRQLFEILENEENGLDALVLQAVPLIRKPEPVTHRVP
- the fdhD gene encoding formate dehydrogenase accessory sulfurtransferase FdhD; protein product: MTFTVTARAPETARRNGILQAGSRIVPEEVPIAFSYGGSSHAVMMATPDDLEDFAVGFSLTEGIITGPAEISGIEVIEGEQGIDVQVSLVDDVADRLRARRRSMAGPVGCGLCGIESIEQAVRPVPDVSTSPLALSHADIVRAVSLLNEAQPLHRETRAVHGAGFYLPGRGLIAVREDVGRHNALDKLCGAVIGASERGGDGAVVVTSRLSVEMVQKAAILGSPVLIAISAPTALAIRTAEEAGMTLVALVRGEDFEIFTHPHRISPGSIADVA